A single genomic interval of Nostoc commune NIES-4072 harbors:
- a CDS encoding uroporphyrinogen-III synthase, which translates to MADKQMHTQSREINLLTPSKELPLYGKRILVTAPRNYAYRLSEQIIKHGGLPVLMPTIETCYLSNYTKLDTALYHIGEFDWIIFTSRNGITAFFHRMNDLNIPVSVVQKCQLCALGKDTESLLSFCNKVDLIPTESSPAGIVAELAKLPQIHEKKVLIPAPEVVGLPEPDIVPNLIRDLQELGIQVTRIPTYITQGLNTSIYSIELNLIRQGLIDVIAFSSTAEVESFLTMVNSQSDYERCIIACFGPYTTANARKLGVNVSIVAKDYSSFEGFAEAIAEFFTLTSSSH; encoded by the coding sequence ATGGCAGATAAACAAATGCACACCCAATCAAGAGAAATCAACTTGCTCACTCCATCTAAAGAATTACCTCTATATGGCAAAAGAATTTTAGTCACAGCACCGAGAAATTATGCTTATAGGTTATCTGAACAAATCATCAAACATGGTGGTTTACCTGTTTTGATGCCTACTATCGAAACCTGCTATTTATCAAACTACACTAAGTTAGATACTGCGCTATACCACATAGGTGAATTTGATTGGATTATCTTCACAAGTAGAAATGGCATCACTGCATTTTTTCACCGGATGAATGATTTAAATATTCCTGTATCTGTGGTGCAAAAATGTCAATTATGTGCTTTAGGAAAAGACACAGAAAGTTTATTATCTTTTTGTAACAAAGTAGATTTAATTCCCACAGAATCTAGCCCAGCCGGAATTGTGGCTGAATTAGCGAAACTTCCGCAAATTCACGAGAAAAAGGTACTGATTCCGGCTCCAGAAGTTGTTGGTTTGCCTGAGCCTGATATTGTACCCAACTTGATTAGGGATTTGCAGGAATTGGGTATACAAGTAACTCGCATACCTACATATATTACACAAGGCTTAAACACAAGTATCTACAGTATTGAATTAAATCTGATTCGTCAAGGACTAATTGATGTAATTGCCTTTAGTAGCACAGCAGAAGTAGAAAGCTTTTTAACAATGGTCAACTCGCAAAGCGATTATGAACGCTGTATAATTGCATGTTTTGGCCCTTATACAACTGCTAATGCGCGAAAGTTGGGTGTGAATGTCTCCATCGTGGCTAAAGATTATAGTTCATTTGAGGGATTTGCAGAAGCGATCGCAGAATTTTTTACTCTAACTTCCAGTTCACACTAA